GTGGGGCTTTCAATGGGAATAACGCCAAAGACAGTTCCTATGGAAAGGATAATTTTATGTATCGTCATGTATACGGGAAGGTTAGGGCCGTTGACATTAATTTCAGCACTGACTATGCGTAAAAAAACCATTAATATCAAATATGCTGAAGATCATATAATGATTGGGTAAAGGTTGTGTATGAAAAAATATTTTGTTATTGGGTTGGGTAATTTTGGGTTTAACATTGCCCGAGCTCTTGAAGAAAATGGATGTGAAGTACTTGGCATGGATATTGATAGGGAGTTAGTCCAAAGAGCAAAGGATTTTATTAGCCATGCCATAATAGGGGATGCCTCGGATAGAGAGGTGCTTGAATCGCTTGCAATAAGTGATTTTGATGGTGCTGTTATTAGTATTGGGCAGGATATGGCAGCAAGCATTTTAATTGCACTGTATTTAAAGGAGATAGGCATGCAAAAGATTATTGTAAGAGCTATCTCCGAAGATCATGGAAAGATTTTATCATTGATTGGTGTTGATACAGTTGTGTTTCCTGAACGGGATATGGCAATACGGCTTGCCAGCAAATTGGCACTAAAAAATGCAATGGATTATCTTCCTCTTACCGAAGAATATGGAATCCTTGAAGTTGTGCCGCCCAAAAGCTTCATTAACAAGACACTTAAAGACCTGAAGATTAGTACCCGTTATGGATGCCAGGTTATTGGTCTGAAATATTATACAAACGGGAATTATAATGATGTTACAGAGAAAAATGCTCAGATTAAAATTGCCCCAACAGCTGATGATGTTGTAACTGAGCATTCTGTTATGGTTGTAATAGGCAAGTTAAGTGATATTGAACGCTTGCAGAATGCTGACTGATTATATTTCTATTTCCATGCCTTCACGTGCTATGTCAATGGTTAATTTTCCACGCCGAGAAGGATTCATGCCCAAATATAGTTTTGCATTAGATAAAACAGCATCTAATTTATTATCATTGTAGTCTGGTTCGTGGTGAAACAATATTAATCGCTTAATGTTGAACATTGCAGCGATATCAATTGCAATTGAAGCTGAAGAATGTCCCCAATCCACTTTATTAATTGATTCTTCAAAGGTATACTGTGTATCAAAAACACATACATCAGCATTTTCAAAAAATTCTTTATATGAATCAATTTTATCAATTTCATCTATATTAAATTCGCAATCACTGGTAAATACAAAAGACTTGCCATTTTCCTCAAATCTAAAGCCAAATGAACCTCCAGGATGACGCATACGTTTATTTTTAATTTTGACATCATTAATGTAAATTTCACCTTCTTTTTCAATTATGAAGAATTCTTTCTGGGCAAGCATATATTCAAGATTGATAGGGAAGTGTGTGAAAACCTGCTGATATTCAATACGTTCTTTGATATCATTGTATGGTGAATAGATATTAAAACGATTTCCTTTAATATAAAATGGAGCAAAAAAGGGGATTCCCTGTATGTGGTCCCAATGTGTGTGTGTAAGCAGGATAGTAGCAAATCCTTTGCCAATGCCAAAATCACCCTTTAAGAGTTCATTGCCAAGATGTTTTAAGCCAGTACCACAATCAATAATGATTAAATCATCAGAAGCAGTTCGTACTTCCAGTGTAGTTGTGTTACCTCCATATGTTCCAACAATTGACGTTGGAAGAGAATCTAAAAAAGTTTCAATTGATTCATCATTGGCAATATCTTTTGAGGTTGCTAATTGAAGTGCCTGTTTTATTTTATCTCGTATTGTAATAGAATTGAGTGTAGTGGGTATTGAGCCTCGTACTCCCCAAAATTTAACCTTCATACAGATGCCTCTTCAGTTTTGTCTTATGTATAGTATATAATATCGTGGGTTTTGGTAGAATCAAGAATAATTTTTGTGGTAAGGCTCTGACCCCAAAATACCCTATCTCTCCAATAACTCAGCGCACTCTGCATATTCTGCGTGTTCCATCAGTTTGTTTCACGCAGAAGCCGCAGAGATGGGGAGGGTGAGGCTCTGACCCCTTAACAATAATATCAACCCCTTCGAGGTTTCATGATGATGTTGTGAAGATAGTGATAGTATGCTCTGACCCCATTGTTTTAAATTTTTTTGCAAAAAAAATCGTAATTTTTTTCACATCTCTTTTAATTTTTTTCAATCTCATGCGTTTATATATATAGAACATAAATCATTTATATCTTTCGGAGGAATACTATGGCACGGAAATTGTGTGTACAGCTACCAGGGTTAACCTATCACATCACTTCCCGCTGCATAGAGTTGAAATCTATGTTGCAGGAAGACTATTTTAAGGCTTGCTTTGTAGAAATACTAAACAAAGCAAAAGCTAAGTATCACTTTAAGCTCATTGCCTTCTGTATTATGGATAACCATATACACGTAGTCATTCATACAGTAGATGATGGTGCACCTATATCCCGTATTGTACAGTATATTAAGGCACGGTTTGCTGAAGTTTATAATAAAATGACTGGTAGAACGGGGCCATTCTGGAATGAGCGGTATAAGGATAGCATTATACAGTTTGCAAAAGATGGATTTCACTATTTGTTGTGGTTGTTGTGGTATTTAGCGTATAATCCGGTACGGAAAAACCTATGCTCTGATTCCACTACATACCACTACAGCAGCATAAAAGCATATTTACAGGAGGATGCCGATATAGGAGTGCCAATAGACCATCATGATTACTTTGTACATTTAGGGGAAACCTTTGCCAAGAGGGTGACTGTGTTCATGAAGTATGAGGAATATTATAAAAAGAAGTATTCCATGATACTTCAGTGGGTTTGAAAAAAGGGTCAGAGCCTTACAAAGTTACACAACAGTATGCAGTAACTTTAGCTCAACACCAGCTTTTTCAAACATAGCTAAAACATAATCAATGTGTTCGTCAGTGTGGGTGGCCATGACACTTAAACGTATAAGCTGCTGACCTTGTGGTGTTGCTGGAAAGATTATTGGATTTGAATAGACACCATAATCAAAAAGCTTTTTCCATACTGTAAAAGTCATGAAATCATCACCAATAAGTACTGGTATTATTGGAGTTTCAACAGGCAATACTGAAAACCCCAGTTCAGAAAGACCTTTTCGTAGCCGATGTGCATTATAATGAAGTTTTTGTATTCGTTCAGGCTCTTTTTGGATTATCTCAAGTGATTTTAATGCTGCTGCTGCATTTGAAGCTGGCATACTTGCATTGAAAATAATTGCTGGTGCATGGTGCTTAATATAATTGATTACACGTTCGCTTGATGCTAAAAAGCCGCCAGAAGAAGCCAAACTTTTAGAAAAAGTACCCATAATAATATCAGTTTGGTCAGTTAAGTTAAAGTGACTTGCAGTACCCCTGCCGCCAATGCCAATCACTCCTGATGCATGAGCATCATCTACCATAATGCGAGCATTATATTTATGAGCTATCGCCACAATTTGTGGAAGTGGAGCAATGTGCCCATTCATACTGAACACGCCATCAACAACTATAAGTTTACCTGCATCTTGAGGCAAGGTTGAAATTTTATGTTCAAGGTCATCCATATCATTATGATTGAACTTTATCAGGATACTATCGCCACATAATCCTTTTGCAATTAATGTACCTTGTATTATGCTTGCGTGATTTTCAGCATCAGAAATGATATAGTCACCCTTTTTTATTAAGGGTACGATAGCACCCTGATTGGTCTGGTAGCCTGTGGAAAAAATACAGGCGGCTTCTTTGCCAACAAACTGCGCCAGAGCTTCTTCCAATTTAAAATGAATATCAAGTGATCCATTTATAAGACGAGAACCGGAACAACCTGTGCCATATTTATTTATAGCGTCAATGGCAGCCTTTTTAACTCTTGGATCATGGGTAAGCCCTAAATAGTTGTTGGAACCAGCCATAATCATACGTTTATTGTTCATATACACTACAGGGCCTTCAGTTTTGGTTATTGGATGATAGTAAGGATACAATCCAACCGATTTAACTTCTTCAACACGGGTAAATGAATAGCATTTATCAAAAAGATCCATATCAAGCCTCCGTTTTTTATTTCTATTAAAAAAAATATAGTGAAGAAAAGTGGTAAATCTACTTCATAAAAAATACTAATTTTAAAATAAAAAGTCAATAATTTAATATAAAATGATATATAAAAATAGATTAATATAATTATTTGTAATGATATAAAAATAAGAGTGAACAATCACTCATAAATGATTAAGTACTCACTCATTTATAATCTTTGATGATGAAAGGCCAAAAATGGTTGCTAAATAAAAGCAAATCCCCATGGAGGGTCAGAGCATAGATACATTTTAAATAGCAAAACTGTGATAAGTGTAGAATATGAATTGTTGTGAATAGGGGAATAGGGTAAGAGCCATAAAAAAATAATTGCAATAATTTTAGTGTATACCTTTTAAACTAATAGGTTTGCATAAGAGGAGGTAGAAAAATGACCCAAAGAATAACAAAGAAAATTATCAAAATATCTTTAGTAATTATTTTAATT
This region of Spirochaetota bacterium genomic DNA includes:
- a CDS encoding TrkA family potassium uptake protein; its protein translation is MKKYFVIGLGNFGFNIARALEENGCEVLGMDIDRELVQRAKDFISHAIIGDASDREVLESLAISDFDGAVISIGQDMAASILIALYLKEIGMQKIIVRAISEDHGKILSLIGVDTVVFPERDMAIRLASKLALKNAMDYLPLTEEYGILEVVPPKSFINKTLKDLKISTRYGCQVIGLKYYTNGNYNDVTEKNAQIKIAPTADDVVTEHSVMVVIGKLSDIERLQNAD
- a CDS encoding MBL fold metallo-hydrolase; protein product: MKVKFWGVRGSIPTTLNSITIRDKIKQALQLATSKDIANDESIETFLDSLPTSIVGTYGGNTTTLEVRTASDDLIIIDCGTGLKHLGNELLKGDFGIGKGFATILLTHTHWDHIQGIPFFAPFYIKGNRFNIYSPYNDIKERIEYQQVFTHFPINLEYMLAQKEFFIIEKEGEIYINDVKIKNKRMRHPGGSFGFRFEENGKSFVFTSDCEFNIDEIDKIDSYKEFFENADVCVFDTQYTFEESINKVDWGHSSASIAIDIAAMFNIKRLILFHHEPDYNDNKLDAVLSNAKLYLGMNPSRRGKLTIDIAREGMEIEI
- a CDS encoding transposase is translated as MARKLCVQLPGLTYHITSRCIELKSMLQEDYFKACFVEILNKAKAKYHFKLIAFCIMDNHIHVVIHTVDDGAPISRIVQYIKARFAEVYNKMTGRTGPFWNERYKDSIIQFAKDGFHYLLWLLWYLAYNPVRKNLCSDSTTYHYSSIKAYLQEDADIGVPIDHHDYFVHLGETFAKRVTVFMKYEEYYKKKYSMILQWV
- a CDS encoding aminotransferase class I/II-fold pyridoxal phosphate-dependent enzyme, whose protein sequence is MDLFDKCYSFTRVEEVKSVGLYPYYHPITKTEGPVVYMNNKRMIMAGSNNYLGLTHDPRVKKAAIDAINKYGTGCSGSRLINGSLDIHFKLEEALAQFVGKEAACIFSTGYQTNQGAIVPLIKKGDYIISDAENHASIIQGTLIAKGLCGDSILIKFNHNDMDDLEHKISTLPQDAGKLIVVDGVFSMNGHIAPLPQIVAIAHKYNARIMVDDAHASGVIGIGGRGTASHFNLTDQTDIIMGTFSKSLASSGGFLASSERVINYIKHHAPAIIFNASMPASNAAAALKSLEIIQKEPERIQKLHYNAHRLRKGLSELGFSVLPVETPIIPVLIGDDFMTFTVWKKLFDYGVYSNPIIFPATPQGQQLIRLSVMATHTDEHIDYVLAMFEKAGVELKLLHTVV